A genomic region of Leptospira mtsangambouensis contains the following coding sequences:
- a CDS encoding TldD/PmbA family protein, with the protein MDRNSIEKRLNDQKDLLSNLVKKAKSNGIDQVEIYSSYGYSEDVSLEKNDLNNCTATEENMFGIRVIHEGNQGFIISNHIPSLYQSIEEAYSLAKSQSTPDLDLVLPEPESIQNHFNQYDASLDTMGIEDLVASAKEALGWRNDLYSKVNIDSGDFSLSKGYKLIVSSKGVMAHELGAELSASVMGMGVDGDLVGSFDYDSASGFDKTQFQTLWKKAFMNFGDKCMGALYAKPISGFQGKVLLPPEAVYSFFLGLFIGSLNGTSLRKGKSKMAGKLEEKVASSLLSIWDDPTNNSFMGSTGFDREGLPTSKKPIITEGVLHTYFYNTYEAKKAGLPKSNGCATGGAQSLPGCGPKQLQIAPGSAAKDEFFKLPGKTLFVNRISGTKDGASGDFSGVIKGGYLLENGEKIPVREVQIVGNAFEALNQIEAISKEGELLGESSFVPYMLLDGFTITGVTEE; encoded by the coding sequence ATGGATCGTAATTCGATTGAAAAACGTTTGAACGACCAAAAAGATTTACTTTCTAATTTAGTCAAAAAAGCAAAATCAAATGGGATCGACCAGGTAGAGATTTATTCCAGTTACGGATATTCGGAAGATGTTAGTTTAGAAAAAAATGACTTAAACAACTGTACTGCGACCGAAGAAAATATGTTTGGAATTCGGGTGATTCATGAAGGAAACCAAGGTTTTATCATCTCCAATCATATCCCTAGTCTTTACCAGTCCATTGAAGAAGCCTATAGTTTGGCTAAAAGCCAATCCACTCCCGATTTGGATTTAGTCCTTCCGGAACCAGAATCCATCCAGAATCATTTCAACCAGTATGACGCATCCTTAGATACAATGGGAATTGAGGATTTGGTAGCATCCGCAAAAGAAGCTCTCGGATGGAGAAACGATTTGTATTCCAAAGTCAATATTGACTCAGGAGACTTTTCGCTTAGCAAAGGTTATAAACTGATTGTTTCTTCCAAAGGTGTGATGGCCCATGAACTAGGAGCTGAACTTTCTGCATCGGTAATGGGAATGGGTGTGGACGGAGATTTAGTCGGAAGTTTTGATTATGATTCTGCCAGTGGGTTTGACAAAACTCAGTTCCAAACTTTATGGAAAAAAGCCTTTATGAATTTTGGAGACAAATGTATGGGAGCGTTATATGCAAAACCCATCTCTGGATTTCAAGGGAAGGTCTTACTACCCCCTGAGGCTGTGTATTCTTTTTTTCTCGGACTTTTTATTGGTTCTTTAAATGGAACAAGCCTACGCAAAGGAAAATCGAAAATGGCAGGAAAATTGGAAGAGAAAGTTGCTTCTTCCCTACTTTCGATTTGGGATGATCCAACAAACAATAGTTTTATGGGCTCAACTGGTTTCGATCGGGAGGGTCTCCCTACTTCTAAAAAACCAATCATTACAGAGGGTGTATTGCATACTTACTTTTACAATACCTATGAAGCCAAAAAAGCAGGCCTTCCGAAATCCAATGGTTGTGCCACAGGTGGAGCCCAAAGTCTCCCTGGTTGCGGTCCCAAACAATTACAAATTGCACCTGGATCAGCAGCAAAGGATGAGTTTTTCAAACTTCCTGGTAAAACCTTATTTGTGAATCGGATCTCTGGAACCAAAGATGGAGCTTCGGGTGATTTTTCAGGAGTGATCAAAGGCGGATACCTTTTAGAGAATGGAGAGAAGATTCCGGTCCGAGAGGTACAAATTGTGGGAAATGCGTTTGAAGCATTGAATCAAATAGAAGCGATCTCCAAAGAAGGAGAACTTTTGGGGGAATCGTCTTTTGTTCCTTATATGTTACTCGATGGATTTACCATTACGGGAGTGACGGAAGAGTAA
- a CDS encoding DUF4416 family protein, with amino-acid sequence MPQEILERPPGASFFVILSYQEEGILFELKAMAEKRFSKILYESVSLPKWTPDETERVFAYPGRFTKVLSFKQRIHREELVEKKKECLEFQSLLQKKDQSVLLIPGYVTSHNIVIAKSKDDFHRTYLFQGVYCETVYHFSRSQLVVAESAQNYFRERDVSYFFNTLRESYEFNKFKS; translated from the coding sequence ATGCCACAAGAGATTTTAGAAAGACCACCCGGAGCTTCGTTTTTTGTGATTCTATCTTATCAAGAAGAAGGAATCCTTTTTGAGCTAAAGGCTATGGCAGAAAAACGGTTTTCTAAAATTCTCTATGAATCAGTCTCCCTTCCCAAATGGACCCCTGATGAAACAGAAAGGGTATTTGCATATCCTGGAAGGTTTACAAAAGTCCTTTCTTTTAAACAAAGAATTCACAGAGAAGAATTAGTTGAAAAAAAGAAAGAATGTTTAGAATTCCAATCTTTATTACAAAAAAAAGACCAGAGTGTGCTTCTGATTCCGGGTTACGTCACTTCGCATAACATTGTAATTGCGAAATCAAAAGATGATTTTCACCGCACTTATTTGTTCCAAGGGGTTTACTGTGAGACTGTTTATCATTTTTCTAGAAGTCAGTTGGTGGTCGCTGAATCTGCACAAAACTACTTCCGAGAAAGAGATGTGAGTTATTTTTTCAACACTCTCAGGGAATCTTATGAATTTAATAAATTCAAATCTTAA
- a CDS encoding DUF2971 domain-containing protein, producing MNKLKNDEIMEIVFQVAESQNLYYERSDFTPLCHYTTGVGLNGILHSKTLRANHASSLNDVSEIIRAYEILSNILNRRTNENANLNLVLGEIKKDLDIRIKNKIYPDIFIVSFSKKKDDLFLWRSYTSFNDAYSLVFTKAFIASYCGSVGAELLHCIYNESKQIAIFELVLDLFLRKIEKFSLDNLAEATEGFFNIIHLFVPFIKNPHFEDEEEIRLVLRNPRADIDENRIKLGLNKNNFYSYVNLPIVRNEANESFEHALEEIIIGPNSRYLEEKKIFDVNFKELINQNIGNLLKGFQYTKFNTLRF from the coding sequence ATGAATAAGCTAAAAAATGACGAAATAATGGAGATAGTCTTTCAGGTAGCTGAATCGCAAAATTTATATTATGAGCGTAGTGATTTCACCCCTTTGTGTCATTACACAACAGGAGTTGGATTAAACGGAATACTACATTCTAAAACTCTTCGAGCTAATCATGCATCAAGTTTAAATGATGTAAGCGAAATTATTAGAGCATATGAAATTCTATCAAATATCTTAAATCGTAGGACGAATGAGAATGCCAATTTAAACCTAGTTCTTGGCGAAATTAAAAAAGATCTAGATATTAGAATTAAAAACAAAATCTATCCAGATATTTTTATTGTTAGCTTTTCTAAGAAAAAAGACGATCTTTTTCTTTGGCGAAGTTATACATCTTTCAATGATGCATATTCGTTAGTTTTTACTAAAGCATTTATTGCTAGTTATTGTGGAAGTGTAGGAGCTGAACTTTTACATTGTATATACAATGAATCAAAACAAATTGCGATTTTTGAACTAGTATTAGATCTTTTCCTTCGAAAAATCGAAAAATTTTCATTAGATAATTTAGCGGAAGCAACGGAAGGTTTTTTTAATATCATTCACTTATTTGTACCTTTTATAAAGAATCCACATTTCGAAGATGAAGAAGAAATAAGGTTAGTATTAAGAAATCCAAGAGCCGATATCGATGAAAATAGAATTAAATTAGGTTTAAATAAAAATAATTTCTATAGTTATGTCAATCTCCCGATCGTTAGAAACGAAGCAAATGAAAGCTTCGAGCATGCATTGGAAGAAATTATAATCGGACCAAATTCTCGCTATTTAGAAGAGAAAAAGATTTTTGACGTAAATTTTAAAGAATTAATTAATCAAAATATCGGAAACCTCCTTAAAGGATTCCAATATACTAAATTCAATACATTGAGATTCTAA
- a CDS encoding diacylglycerol/polyprenol kinase family protein, translating to MNSGFNFFRKIWHVLGLIIPVTLFFDPFQDTFPLVYATRAILVTLLAGLLACLFVLELVRLSHSGFENFFYKYFGFLMKESERKRFNGTVPYFFANFLVVLFFPAEVAILAILFLVIGDPFAAYVGSKYGKHRFYNGKSVEGIIGFLIPAFLFSVLALFLITKSHPGSFLAILDDQGNLILTPIYIVFFSVLSACVTEFFANTTAKGLVDDNLLIPIVGATVLSVLSLLCLDYTPTDFIFDPKVLYIQK from the coding sequence GTGAATTCAGGATTTAATTTTTTTCGTAAAATTTGGCATGTGCTCGGGCTCATCATTCCCGTGACTCTTTTTTTTGATCCCTTCCAAGATACCTTCCCATTGGTATACGCAACAAGAGCCATTCTAGTAACTCTTTTAGCTGGACTCCTTGCCTGTTTGTTTGTTTTGGAGTTGGTCCGATTAAGCCATTCCGGCTTTGAAAACTTCTTTTACAAATATTTTGGATTCTTGATGAAAGAATCGGAAAGAAAAAGATTCAACGGAACCGTTCCGTATTTTTTTGCCAACTTCCTTGTGGTTTTGTTTTTCCCCGCTGAAGTAGCCATTCTTGCCATCCTCTTTTTGGTCATTGGAGATCCTTTTGCAGCCTATGTTGGGAGTAAGTATGGGAAACATCGATTCTACAACGGGAAGTCGGTTGAAGGGATTATTGGTTTTTTGATTCCTGCATTTTTATTTTCCGTCCTTGCACTCTTTCTCATCACAAAATCTCATCCAGGAAGTTTCCTTGCCATTTTGGATGACCAAGGGAACCTTATTTTGACTCCCATTTATATTGTATTCTTTTCTGTCCTATCTGCTTGCGTAACAGAGTTTTTTGCAAATACTACTGCCAAAGGACTGGTGGATGATAACCTTCTTATCCCGATTGTGGGAGCGACGGTACTTTCTGTATTGTCTTTGTTGTGTTTGGATTATACACCTACGGATTTTATCTTTGATCCAAAGGTTCTCTACATTCAAAAGTGA
- a CDS encoding STAS domain-containing protein, giving the protein MSLDDLVVSTEKIDTVYVTKLQGNLNNFTAEKCIKSVLNSLKHGSVILDLEELNMVTTQGIIAFKTLSEEAFLHKHKIILVNLPLSVRQAFLMAGVRNLFPIANNEEAAFKMASRPSR; this is encoded by the coding sequence ATGAGCTTAGACGATTTAGTAGTTTCCACTGAAAAAATAGACACTGTGTATGTAACCAAATTGCAGGGAAACCTAAATAACTTCACTGCTGAGAAATGCATCAAATCAGTACTCAATTCCTTAAAACATGGGTCTGTAATTCTGGATTTGGAAGAATTGAATATGGTCACAACCCAAGGAATCATCGCATTCAAAACTCTTAGCGAAGAAGCCTTCCTTCACAAACATAAAATCATCTTAGTCAATCTGCCGTTAAGCGTTAGACAAGCTTTTTTAATGGCAGGAGTTCGTAATTTATTTCCCATAGCAAACAATGAAGAGGCAGCATTCAAAATGGCCTCAAGACCCAGCAGGTAA
- a CDS encoding LIC12015 family putative lipoprotein, with the protein MNLNKLFTLGPVLGLIFVSLLNCSKDSEILATFDGGTVTRKEMNFVIEASKRGNTEPQPISADIQAKILESIALEKILLKDAISSKKVAEADVQKIESLVNQFLKLNVYMREYVKNGLKEKPLEFVNLQLALVRGEDEATNLKNAEALATKLNSLSDKEIAEEISKVTEDITRRPIAGKLEPFCTNCAETPLEDILTEVKKAKKGTFISYAKAGEGRIAYVVRSTGTEKVHPERLKKYFTSIFDDFKKEATEYGKTHEDAETKASVAYFTEGESADKANQFASHTMKEYEQGLYQKELKRITEESGITVANLPRFSGPNDIDPKIFTPNYSLYSARDGKNYTWKDLTADFEAIPDVLKQEYKDEKSKTWDMLNLFQSTILQGKIGETSNQVQDVGSEIGYIMQMDKMKVSLALKSLQDEIKAIPVTVTEAQMRDAYEAGKMYAYADPDPKNPQNRIPKPYPAVRERIKSEMEGAQRNSFIEQKVAGLKTTYNLVIASDRLKEVTL; encoded by the coding sequence ATGAATCTAAACAAACTTTTCACTCTGGGTCCCGTACTCGGTTTGATCTTCGTATCACTTCTCAATTGCTCCAAGGATTCAGAAATCCTTGCGACATTTGATGGTGGAACTGTAACACGCAAAGAAATGAACTTTGTGATTGAGGCTTCTAAAAGAGGAAACACAGAACCGCAACCAATCAGTGCTGACATCCAAGCCAAAATCTTAGAAAGTATCGCTTTAGAAAAAATCTTACTAAAAGATGCAATCTCTTCCAAAAAAGTTGCTGAAGCAGATGTTCAAAAAATTGAATCATTAGTGAACCAGTTTTTGAAATTAAACGTTTATATGCGAGAGTATGTGAAGAACGGTTTAAAAGAAAAACCTCTTGAATTTGTAAACCTTCAACTAGCGCTTGTTCGTGGTGAAGACGAAGCAACGAATTTGAAAAACGCAGAAGCTTTAGCAACAAAATTGAATTCACTTTCAGATAAAGAAATTGCAGAAGAAATTTCCAAAGTAACGGAAGATATTACAAGAAGACCAATTGCGGGAAAGTTAGAACCTTTTTGCACAAATTGTGCGGAAACTCCTTTGGAAGACATTCTAACAGAAGTAAAAAAAGCTAAAAAAGGTACTTTTATTTCTTATGCAAAAGCCGGTGAAGGTAGGATTGCCTATGTTGTTCGTTCAACAGGAACAGAAAAGGTTCACCCAGAAAGATTAAAAAAATATTTTACATCTATTTTTGATGATTTCAAAAAAGAAGCAACTGAATACGGAAAAACTCACGAAGATGCTGAAACAAAGGCTTCTGTTGCTTACTTTACTGAAGGCGAATCTGCTGACAAGGCAAACCAGTTTGCTTCTCATACAATGAAAGAATATGAGCAAGGATTGTATCAAAAAGAACTAAAACGAATCACAGAAGAAAGTGGCATAACTGTTGCGAACCTTCCTCGTTTTTCGGGTCCAAATGATATTGATCCTAAAATTTTTACTCCTAATTACTCTTTATATTCTGCTCGTGATGGAAAAAACTACACTTGGAAAGATTTAACAGCTGACTTTGAAGCCATTCCAGATGTGTTAAAACAAGAATACAAAGATGAAAAATCCAAAACTTGGGACATGTTGAATTTGTTTCAATCTACCATCCTCCAAGGAAAAATTGGAGAAACATCTAACCAAGTGCAAGATGTTGGTTCAGAGATTGGTTATATCATGCAAATGGATAAAATGAAAGTTTCTTTGGCGTTAAAATCGCTACAAGATGAAATCAAAGCCATTCCTGTGACTGTGACAGAAGCACAAATGCGAGATGCATATGAAGCAGGAAAAATGTACGCTTATGCAGATCCAGATCCTAAAAACCCACAGAATCGCATTCCTAAGCCATATCCTGCCGTTCGTGAGAGAATCAAATCGGAAATGGAAGGTGCACAAAGAAATTCCTTTATTGAACAAAAAGTCGCAGGTTTAAAGACCACTTACAACTTGGTCATTGCTTCTGATCGTTTAAAAGAAGTTACATTATAG
- a CDS encoding helix-turn-helix domain-containing protein: protein MLRKKRGIKQYDMARALGVSPSYLSKIETGAQDPTEKFKSSCAKYLKTSVDKLFNESAVEDIYPEFSNGLKNKLWAVRRELGIKQYDFAKKLKVSTPFLSKVELGLLEPPEDFKNLVSKVLKMEKNELFLG from the coding sequence ATGCTTCGAAAGAAGAGAGGTATCAAACAGTACGATATGGCAAGGGCACTGGGAGTTTCTCCAAGTTACCTATCCAAAATTGAGACTGGAGCCCAAGATCCGACTGAAAAATTCAAGTCGTCTTGTGCAAAATATCTCAAAACCTCTGTTGATAAGCTTTTCAACGAAAGCGCTGTGGAAGACATCTACCCTGAGTTTTCCAACGGATTGAAAAATAAACTTTGGGCAGTCCGACGTGAGTTAGGAATCAAACAATACGATTTCGCAAAGAAATTGAAGGTTTCCACTCCGTTTCTGTCAAAAGTAGAACTGGGACTTTTGGAACCACCGGAAGATTTTAAAAATCTGGTCTCCAAAGTTCTAAAAATGGAAAAAAACGAGCTATTTCTCGGCTAA
- a CDS encoding sodium-dependent transporter, with protein MKERQVEHHDGWASRIGLILAVASGAIGLGNFLRFPGQAVQNGGGAFMVPYITSFLILGIPVCLAEWTMGRMGGKHGHSTPFIFREYLKGFPLKLSGTIGVMIPVMIYVYYVFIESWCLAYAYYFLTGQMSLTGSTQDAMTKQASTFFMHLTGAEANGSSFQSPIIVFFLFCVLFNFLLVYRGLSKGLEAFAKIAMPLMGICATIILIRVLTIPGIESGLAVMWNPDWSKLTQPKVWISAAGQIFFSLSTGFGIALVFSSFLKKKDDVVLSSLSSASLNEFAEVVFGGMITIPVAFLFLGMQVTSFGTFGMGFIALPSVFGMMPGGAFFGGLWFLVLFLAAITSSVTMLQPGILFLEEGFHVGRRKSSLLLFLFTFCLCLPIIYFNKDFAALDIADFYIGTIMIYILASIQIFIFVFKIGVENGVKDANEGSLIPFPKSIQFVLKYITPWFLLFIFVSFCYMNLPEYLDKMNPEVMGSLAEIKGESVEDAKTKAIVARSVVIGLVLIYGFIYVLVSKALDHKKGKVAT; from the coding sequence ATGAAAGAGAGACAAGTGGAACACCATGATGGCTGGGCCAGTCGTATCGGTTTGATTTTGGCTGTAGCAAGTGGTGCGATTGGACTTGGAAATTTTTTGCGATTTCCTGGGCAAGCCGTACAAAATGGCGGCGGTGCCTTTATGGTTCCTTATATCACAAGTTTCCTCATATTGGGAATTCCTGTTTGTTTGGCAGAATGGACTATGGGCAGGATGGGTGGCAAACATGGACATAGCACTCCCTTTATCTTTCGTGAATACTTAAAAGGATTCCCTCTCAAACTTTCTGGAACCATAGGCGTGATGATCCCTGTGATGATTTACGTTTATTACGTTTTTATCGAATCTTGGTGTTTGGCTTATGCTTACTATTTTCTCACAGGGCAAATGTCCCTCACTGGTTCAACCCAAGATGCGATGACAAAACAAGCTTCTACTTTCTTTATGCATTTAACTGGTGCAGAAGCAAATGGATCCAGTTTTCAGTCTCCTATCATTGTATTTTTTTTATTCTGCGTATTGTTTAACTTTTTACTTGTTTACCGTGGACTTTCCAAAGGACTCGAAGCATTTGCAAAAATTGCGATGCCACTAATGGGAATTTGTGCAACCATCATTCTCATCCGTGTTCTAACAATTCCTGGAATTGAATCAGGTCTTGCCGTTATGTGGAACCCAGATTGGTCAAAACTGACCCAACCTAAGGTATGGATCAGTGCTGCAGGACAAATTTTCTTTTCTTTATCTACTGGTTTTGGGATTGCTCTCGTGTTTTCTAGTTTTTTAAAGAAAAAAGACGATGTGGTTTTGTCGAGTCTCTCCTCTGCTTCTCTGAACGAGTTCGCAGAAGTTGTGTTTGGTGGGATGATCACCATTCCCGTAGCATTTTTATTTTTAGGAATGCAAGTTACTTCTTTTGGGACTTTTGGAATGGGATTCATTGCCTTACCTTCCGTGTTCGGAATGATGCCTGGGGGTGCCTTTTTTGGGGGACTCTGGTTTCTTGTATTGTTTCTTGCTGCCATTACATCGTCTGTGACAATGTTGCAGCCTGGAATTTTATTTTTAGAAGAAGGATTTCATGTAGGCAGACGAAAATCTTCCCTACTATTATTTCTTTTTACATTTTGTCTTTGCCTTCCGATCATTTACTTTAACAAAGATTTTGCAGCACTTGATATCGCCGATTTTTATATTGGAACCATTATGATTTACATCTTGGCCTCCATTCAAATTTTTATCTTTGTTTTTAAGATTGGAGTGGAAAACGGAGTCAAAGATGCGAATGAAGGTAGTCTCATTCCCTTCCCTAAATCAATTCAGTTTGTTTTGAAATACATCACTCCTTGGTTTTTACTTTTTATCTTTGTTTCTTTTTGTTACATGAACTTACCTGAATATTTAGATAAAATGAATCCAGAAGTTATGGGTTCCCTCGCTGAAATCAAAGGGGAAAGTGTAGAAGATGCCAAAACCAAAGCAATTGTTGCTCGTTCAGTAGTGATAGGACTTGTTTTGATTTATGGTTTTATTTATGTTTTAGTTTCCAAAGCCTTGGATCACAAAAAAGGAAAGGTGGCCACATGA
- a CDS encoding ATP-dependent DNA helicase translates to MDVQSVFTNKLPKLWKDYEVRKEQMEMATSIESAFNTGSNWVIEAGTGVGKSLAYLIPSALFSLENDCTVVVSTETKSLQDQLLYKDIPLVAEALGVSVNAMVALGANNYLCKRKYNRVMERGDFGPEMESSIQYFVNWEKQTTAGIRAEYDGYLSNSFWSSVSRESDNCLGRNCPNFSSSYYFLEKEKWKKANILIVNHHLLASHLAGDFKLLPPFSQLVIDEAHAFPEIVGKAFGSEIRYDLLMNLLHYLYFPEKRTGLVLKLKNGEKIMKSVEASIGYANDFFRMLLSAIPLQFNQFSTRHTERIKLDNGALEDTLADLASQLEGLLSKYKKDSEDMEEKEMALGLEMVSGNLKKASSFLNDFRLKSNPNLVFWIEPPPQSAKDPFYYLFSQPKNTDEILANSLFPNMDSVVMTSATISPTAGNFQYFLKEVGTTEVKTKTLASPFAYNTHSLLFVPKQVADPVQDPKRNKSDLSYWIARLLKLSEGDAFVLFTSNKLLSELYEELRDQVPYPIFSQTEMGPIAAKREFLANEKSVLFGVSSFWQGVDIKGDKLRNVIVTKLPFQVPTEPVLQAKMEDMERKGKSPFWEMQVPKTCLLLRQGFGRLIRSQSDTGMVSILDPRVHTKSYGKNVLQSLPKGVPLITEFNELERKFQLLPKS, encoded by the coding sequence TTGGACGTACAATCTGTTTTTACAAACAAACTTCCAAAACTTTGGAAGGATTATGAAGTTAGAAAAGAACAAATGGAAATGGCAACTTCCATTGAGTCTGCTTTTAACACTGGCTCAAATTGGGTGATTGAAGCAGGGACTGGTGTTGGAAAGTCCCTTGCATATTTGATTCCAAGTGCCCTATTTTCATTGGAAAATGATTGTACCGTGGTTGTTTCCACCGAAACAAAATCCTTACAAGACCAATTATTATATAAAGATATCCCACTAGTAGCAGAAGCTCTTGGTGTTTCTGTCAATGCAATGGTTGCTCTTGGTGCCAACAACTACCTCTGCAAACGAAAATACAATCGAGTGATGGAACGGGGTGACTTTGGTCCAGAAATGGAATCCTCTATCCAATATTTTGTGAATTGGGAAAAACAAACTACGGCAGGAATCCGTGCAGAATATGATGGGTATTTATCGAATTCCTTTTGGAGTTCGGTTTCCCGTGAGTCTGACAATTGTTTGGGGAGAAATTGTCCCAACTTTAGTTCTTCTTATTATTTTTTAGAAAAGGAAAAATGGAAAAAAGCCAATATCCTGATAGTCAACCATCACTTACTTGCAAGTCATTTGGCTGGGGATTTTAAACTCCTCCCACCGTTTTCGCAACTGGTCATTGATGAAGCACATGCTTTCCCTGAAATTGTAGGAAAGGCCTTTGGATCTGAAATTCGTTATGATCTACTGATGAATCTCCTCCATTACCTTTATTTTCCAGAAAAACGCACAGGGCTTGTCTTAAAGCTAAAAAACGGTGAAAAGATCATGAAGTCGGTGGAGGCTTCCATTGGTTATGCGAATGATTTTTTTCGGATGTTACTTTCTGCCATCCCTCTACAATTCAATCAGTTTTCTACTCGTCATACTGAACGAATTAAATTGGATAACGGAGCATTAGAAGATACCTTAGCTGATTTAGCCTCCCAATTAGAAGGTCTTCTTTCTAAATACAAAAAAGACAGCGAGGATATGGAAGAAAAGGAAATGGCTCTTGGATTAGAGATGGTTTCCGGAAACCTAAAAAAAGCCTCTTCTTTCTTAAATGACTTCCGACTGAAATCCAATCCTAATTTGGTTTTTTGGATAGAACCGCCGCCACAATCAGCAAAAGATCCATTTTATTATTTATTCTCCCAACCAAAAAATACAGATGAAATTTTAGCAAATTCACTTTTTCCCAATATGGATTCTGTTGTGATGACCTCTGCCACCATTTCTCCCACTGCGGGAAACTTTCAGTATTTTTTAAAAGAAGTGGGAACAACTGAGGTTAAAACAAAAACACTCGCTTCTCCTTTTGCTTACAACACACACTCTCTCCTGTTTGTACCAAAACAAGTGGCGGATCCTGTCCAAGACCCAAAACGAAATAAGTCAGATCTCTCTTATTGGATTGCACGCCTTCTCAAACTTTCCGAAGGAGATGCCTTTGTTCTTTTTACATCCAATAAATTATTATCAGAACTTTATGAAGAACTAAGGGATCAGGTTCCGTATCCTATTTTTTCGCAGACAGAAATGGGACCGATTGCCGCCAAACGAGAGTTTCTTGCCAATGAGAAAAGTGTTCTTTTTGGAGTATCTAGTTTCTGGCAAGGTGTGGACATTAAAGGTGATAAACTTCGAAATGTGATTGTGACAAAACTTCCTTTTCAAGTTCCAACAGAACCGGTTCTCCAGGCAAAGATGGAAGATATGGAACGGAAAGGGAAAAGTCCCTTTTGGGAAATGCAGGTCCCTAAAACTTGTTTGCTTTTGCGACAAGGCTTTGGCCGACTCATCAGATCCCAGTCAGATACAGGAATGGTCAGTATCCTTGACCCTCGCGTTCATACAAAGTCCTATGGAAAAAACGTCTTGCAAAGTCTTCCAAAGGGAGTTCCTCTCATTACAGAATTTAACGAATTGGAAAGAAAATTCCAACTTTTGCCGAAGTCTTAA
- the asnS gene encoding asparagine--tRNA ligase, which yields MTPSLDPSQSNSPHSAATVRFQGWVQGLRGNNHVQFLQLRMDGKIFQVVAEKEFLGEETFKEVKALPQETSLVVIGVLQENPKAPGGRELFLHSFTVVGESHQYPITPKEHGPDFLHNHRHLWLRSKRQLAIQRVRSELSFAIREFFRNDGYTLIDTPILTGSIGESAGTLFSTEYFDLGQAYLAQTGQLYLETAAFAHSKVYCFGPTFRAEKSKTRRHLTEFWMLEAETAFLGQDGNMDLQERFVKVVLQTTIERTLEDLKTLDRDPVPLLEQLKKPFPRVDYGEAIQVLQTAGEEIVWGEDINSDREQILTNHYGNAIFIQNFPRAIKAFYMKQNPNDPKTVLSADLIAPDGIGEIIGGSEREESYEKIVERLQEEGLPPEDYSWYLDLRKYGSVPHAGFGMGLERVIAWICGLSHIRECIPFPRMIYRLSP from the coding sequence ATGACTCCAAGTTTAGATCCATCACAATCCAATTCTCCCCATTCCGCTGCCACCGTTCGTTTCCAAGGTTGGGTCCAAGGACTCCGTGGAAACAACCATGTCCAATTCCTCCAACTTCGGATGGACGGTAAGATTTTTCAGGTAGTGGCGGAAAAAGAATTTTTAGGTGAAGAAACCTTCAAGGAAGTAAAAGCTCTTCCGCAAGAAACTTCTCTAGTCGTCATCGGAGTGTTACAAGAGAATCCCAAAGCACCCGGTGGTAGGGAACTTTTCCTACATTCCTTTACGGTTGTCGGAGAATCACACCAATACCCCATCACACCCAAAGAACATGGGCCAGATTTTTTACACAACCATAGACATCTCTGGCTACGATCGAAAAGACAACTAGCCATCCAGAGGGTGCGTTCCGAATTGTCTTTTGCCATCCGTGAGTTCTTTCGAAACGATGGTTACACTCTCATTGACACACCCATCTTGACAGGATCAATCGGAGAGTCCGCAGGGACATTATTTTCAACGGAATACTTTGATCTAGGACAAGCCTACCTGGCACAAACAGGTCAGCTCTATCTAGAAACAGCTGCCTTTGCTCATTCCAAAGTGTATTGTTTTGGACCCACCTTCCGTGCTGAAAAAAGCAAAACAAGAAGGCACTTAACTGAATTTTGGATGCTTGAGGCAGAGACTGCTTTTCTTGGGCAAGATGGAAACATGGACCTACAAGAACGATTTGTCAAAGTTGTACTCCAAACTACCATTGAACGAACTTTAGAAGACTTAAAAACTCTGGACCGGGATCCAGTTCCACTTTTAGAACAATTAAAAAAACCATTTCCCCGAGTGGACTATGGCGAAGCAATCCAAGTTTTGCAGACTGCTGGTGAAGAGATTGTTTGGGGTGAGGACATCAATTCGGATAGAGAACAAATCCTTACAAACCATTATGGAAACGCCATCTTCATCCAAAATTTCCCAAGGGCCATCAAAGCCTTCTATATGAAACAAAATCCAAATGACCCCAAAACCGTTCTCTCTGCCGATTTGATTGCACCGGATGGAATTGGGGAGATCATTGGTGGTTCCGAAAGAGAAGAATCCTACGAAAAAATCGTAGAGCGCTTACAAGAGGAAGGTCTCCCACCTGAAGATTATTCTTGGTATTTGGACCTACGCAAATATGGCTCTGTTCCCCATGCTGGGTTTGGGATGGGACTAGAACGTGTGATCGCCTGGATTTGTGGTTTGTCCCATATTCGGGAATGTATTCCTTTCCCGAGGATGATTTACAGACTAAGTCCATAA